The Spodoptera frugiperda isolate SF20-4 chromosome 2, AGI-APGP_CSIRO_Sfru_2.0, whole genome shotgun sequence genome has a window encoding:
- the LOC118269324 gene encoding malate dehydrogenase, mitochondrial isoform X1, whose translation MPIWRPLLKGCRGCRRQFLLGGYNGMCYGRVFSNRRHVRRQYSTCPAGMKVTICGAAGCTGQPLALLLKQCPLIDEIALYDMCPTCGFAMELSHVDTKSKVTSFSGKHMLCDALEGAKVVVLVARNTVDTFEQSAPVITEIALQICNTCPSAFTIVATEPVDSMVPLVGEIQRLRGNYNPRTLLGCVELNCVRANTVLADFIKVPPEAVKVPVIGGASPATMVPVLSAAVHPCHMTQEQIECVTSCIMSSNEAVCAAKGCASATACLAGAYAIARNTINVVKALQGRKINQCAYVDSLGTCAPDCQFFASEIVLGPSGVEKNMGIPELTKFENCLLVNCLPYIRNEIARAIWLVYTMCQQCCCPTCSQHPCTCFQQPSIPCVPPTNWTCDWPDACRDEYLASICREMSCKCGGTSLCWTPRDCDFDAARAANISHQMPVRLASCHDKMPRSVRMAAEIRKKNRNPCFTKY comes from the exons atgccaaTTTGGAGACCGTTATTGAAAGGATGCCGTGGCTGTAGGCGGCAGTTTCTGTTGGGGGGATACAATGGAATGTGTTACGGTAGGGTGTTTAGTAACCGTAGACATGTGAGGAGACAGTACAGTACCTGTCCTGCCGGGATGAAAGTCACTATCTGCGGGGCCGCTGGATGCACTG gtCAACCTCTAGCCCTACTACTGAAGCAGTGCCCTTTAATAGACGAGATAGCTTTGTACGACATGTGTCCCACCTGTGGGTTTGCTATGGAACTTAGTCACGTAGACACTAAGAGTAAGGTGACTTCGTTCTCCGGGAAACATATGCTATGCGATGCACTTGAA GGTGCGAAGGTAGTAGTGCTAGTGGCACGGAACACAGTGGACACATTCGAACAGAGTGCACCCGTCATTACTGAAATAGCTTTACAAATATGCAACACTTGCCCGTCG GCATTTACAATAGTAGCAACAGAACCAGTGGATAGCATGGTGCCTCTAGTGGGTGAGATCCAGCGTCTCCGTGGCAACTACAACCCTCGGACACTCCTCGGGTGTGTCGAGCTGAACTGTGTGAGGGCCAACACAGTGCTAGCTGACTTCATTAAGGTCCCGCCCGAAGCCGTCAAGGTCCCAGTGATAGGGGGCGCCTCACCAGCCACTATGGTGCCTGTACTCTCAGCCGCTGTGCATCCCTGCCATATGACGCAAGAACAG ATTGAATGCGTAACGTCCTGCATAATGAGCAGTAATGAGGCGGTCTGTGCGGCGAAGGGATGCGCCAGCGCGACCGCGTGCCTCGCCGGCGCGTACGCAATCGCCCGCAACACGATCAACGTGGTTAAGGCGTTGCAAGGCAGGAAGATCAACCAGTGCGCCTACGTCGACAGTCTTGGAACATGCGCTCCTGACTGCCAGTTCTTTGCGAGcgaa ATAGTTCTGGGGCCTTCAGGAGTGGAGAAGAACATGGGTATACCTGAGCTGACCAAGTTTGAGAACTGCCTTCTAGTCAACTGTTTGCCTTACATTAGAAACGAAATCGCTCGGGCAATCTGGCTg GTATACACGATGTGCCAGCAGTGTTGCTGTCCGACGTGCAGCCAGCACCCCTGCACGTGCTTCCAGCAGCCTTCCATCCCGTGCGTACCGCCCACCAACTGGACCTGCGACTGGCCTGACGCTTGCCGAGACGAGTACCTTGCTTCG ATTTGTCGAGAGATGTCGTGCAAATGTGGCGGCACATCTCTGTGCTGGACTCCTCGAGATTGTGACTTTGACGCGGCTCGTGCAGCCAATATAAGCCACCAGATGCCCGTCCGACTTGCTTCGTGTCACGACAAGATGCCCAGGAGCGTCCGCATGGCTGCCGAAATCAGAAAGAAAAATCGAAACCCCtgctttacaaaatattaa
- the LOC118269324 gene encoding malate dehydrogenase, mitochondrial isoform X3, whose product MCPTCGFAMELSHVDTKSKVTSFSGKHMLCDALEGAKVVVLVARNTVDTFEQSAPVITEIALQICNTCPSAFTIVATEPVDSMVPLVGEIQRLRGNYNPRTLLGCVELNCVRANTVLADFIKVPPEAVKVPVIGGASPATMVPVLSAAVHPCHMTQEQIECVTSCIMSSNEAVCAAKGCASATACLAGAYAIARNTINVVKALQGRKINQCAYVDSLGTCAPDCQFFASEIVLGPSGVEKNMGIPELTKFENCLLVNCLPYIRNEIARAIWLVYTMCQQCCCPTCSQHPCTCFQQPSIPCVPPTNWTCDWPDACRDEYLASICREMSCKCGGTSLCWTPRDCDFDAARAANISHQMPVRLASCHDKMPRSVRMAAEIRKKNRNPCFTKY is encoded by the exons ATGTGTCCCACCTGTGGGTTTGCTATGGAACTTAGTCACGTAGACACTAAGAGTAAGGTGACTTCGTTCTCCGGGAAACATATGCTATGCGATGCACTTGAA GGTGCGAAGGTAGTAGTGCTAGTGGCACGGAACACAGTGGACACATTCGAACAGAGTGCACCCGTCATTACTGAAATAGCTTTACAAATATGCAACACTTGCCCGTCG GCATTTACAATAGTAGCAACAGAACCAGTGGATAGCATGGTGCCTCTAGTGGGTGAGATCCAGCGTCTCCGTGGCAACTACAACCCTCGGACACTCCTCGGGTGTGTCGAGCTGAACTGTGTGAGGGCCAACACAGTGCTAGCTGACTTCATTAAGGTCCCGCCCGAAGCCGTCAAGGTCCCAGTGATAGGGGGCGCCTCACCAGCCACTATGGTGCCTGTACTCTCAGCCGCTGTGCATCCCTGCCATATGACGCAAGAACAG ATTGAATGCGTAACGTCCTGCATAATGAGCAGTAATGAGGCGGTCTGTGCGGCGAAGGGATGCGCCAGCGCGACCGCGTGCCTCGCCGGCGCGTACGCAATCGCCCGCAACACGATCAACGTGGTTAAGGCGTTGCAAGGCAGGAAGATCAACCAGTGCGCCTACGTCGACAGTCTTGGAACATGCGCTCCTGACTGCCAGTTCTTTGCGAGcgaa ATAGTTCTGGGGCCTTCAGGAGTGGAGAAGAACATGGGTATACCTGAGCTGACCAAGTTTGAGAACTGCCTTCTAGTCAACTGTTTGCCTTACATTAGAAACGAAATCGCTCGGGCAATCTGGCTg GTATACACGATGTGCCAGCAGTGTTGCTGTCCGACGTGCAGCCAGCACCCCTGCACGTGCTTCCAGCAGCCTTCCATCCCGTGCGTACCGCCCACCAACTGGACCTGCGACTGGCCTGACGCTTGCCGAGACGAGTACCTTGCTTCG ATTTGTCGAGAGATGTCGTGCAAATGTGGCGGCACATCTCTGTGCTGGACTCCTCGAGATTGTGACTTTGACGCGGCTCGTGCAGCCAATATAAGCCACCAGATGCCCGTCCGACTTGCTTCGTGTCACGACAAGATGCCCAGGAGCGTCCGCATGGCTGCCGAAATCAGAAAGAAAAATCGAAACCCCtgctttacaaaatattaa
- the LOC118269325 gene encoding uncharacterized protein LOC118269325 isoform X1, with amino-acid sequence MTDKENETGATPAGGSKVVMVEQSTVSSHKPYRPTDLQDDASGELHNKRSRAPAVPSVAEEFKDSPESAEIKEQLETTKEGEREMSVDKITNIDTKVSSSISKKRPSTPEAIPLTPIEVEVKKTEIIATPALHPMQPIPVGLGSKASEISELPDKKETEGKDEEDSITAEIAELRTPDPTQKSAEWDNENCRQNNVTETQETEGAVPLQRKLASETISKSVNELEKKDISENNSIHIQYIERNSERKSKSETVNQYITSTHDLKRKQISWNDSTYLDKVQIQDLNTETRNTRSAWELERQASIGPCYKKTLPFGEPSGISIFLPKKSSKSIKENVTFVKSGISLILSKKNFEAMEFDIPKDHAKNSRRKSNIEFKVDEGHCDIFGNIKGKLEYLRGKIKHALHM; translated from the exons ATGACGGATAAAGAGAATGAGACTGGGGCAACACCTGCCGGTGGGTCGAAAGTAGTAATGGTAGAACAATCGACGGTGTCGTCACACAAGCCCTACCGGCCCACTGACTTGCAAGATGACGCCTCAGGCGAGCTCCATAACAAACGGTCACGCGCTCCCGCAGTCCCAT CCGTAGCTGAAGAATTCAAAGATTCACCTGAGAGTGCTGAAATCAAGGAACAACTAGAAACAACAAAGGAAGGCGAGCGCG aGATGTCCGTCGATAAGATCACGAATATCGACACAAAAGTATCTTCATCTATTAGTAAAAAGCGACCGTCTACACCAGAAGCTATACCACTAACTCCAATAGAGGTTGAAGTAAAG aaaactgaaattatcGCTACACCAGCATTGCACCCTATGCAACCCATACCAGTTGGCCTGGGCTCTAAAGCGTCCGAAATCTCAGAACTACCAGATAAAAAGGAAACAGAAGGAAAAGATGAAGAAGACAGCATAACGGCAGAGATTGCAGAACTGCGGACGCCAGATCCCACACAAAAATCTGCAGAATGG GACAATGAAAATTGTAGACAAAATAATGTGACTGAAACCCAGGAAACTGAAGGAGCCGTTCCACTGCAGAGAAAACTTGCGAGCGAAACTATTAGCAAAAGT GTTAATGAATTAGAAAAGAAGGATATTTCTGAGAACAATTCAATACATATTCAATACATAGAAAGAAATTCCGAAAGAAAGTCTAAAAGTGAAACTGTAAATCAATAT ATTACAAGTACTCACGATTTAAAGAGGAAACAAATCTCCTGGAATGATTCCACGTATTTGGACAAAGTACAGATTCAG GACTTGAATACTGAAACTCGAAATACTCGAAGTGCGTGGGAATTGGAGCGGCAAGCTTCGATAGGCCCGTGTTACAAAAAAACTTTGCCGTTTGGAGAGCCATCAggaatatcgatatttttgcCTAAG AAATCTTCGAAAAGTATCAAAGAGAATGTTACTTTTGTAAAATCGGGTATCAGTTTGATTTTGTCAAAG AAAAACTTTGAAGCAATGGAATTTGATATCCCAAAAGATCATGCTAAAAATTCAAGAAGAAAGAGCAATATTGAATTcaaa GTTGATGAAGGCCACTGTGACATATTTGGTAACATTAAAGGAAAATTGGAATACTTGCGTGGGAAGATAAAACATGCGCTGCACATGTAG
- the LOC118269325 gene encoding uncharacterized protein LOC118269325 isoform X2 gives MTDKENETGATPAGGSKVVMVEQSTVSSHKPYRPTDLQDDASGELHNKRSRAPAVPSVAEEFKDSPESAEIKEQLETTKEGEREMSVDKITNIDTKVSSSISKKRPSTPEAIPLTPIEVEVKKTEIIATPALHPMQPIPVGLGSKASEISELPDKKETEGKDEEDSITAEIAELRTPDPTQKSAEWSDEEEAGGLPRSDSRASRVSRAVRQLFCCGVPYDAPSEENVSTMRGDFPSGI, from the exons ATGACGGATAAAGAGAATGAGACTGGGGCAACACCTGCCGGTGGGTCGAAAGTAGTAATGGTAGAACAATCGACGGTGTCGTCACACAAGCCCTACCGGCCCACTGACTTGCAAGATGACGCCTCAGGCGAGCTCCATAACAAACGGTCACGCGCTCCCGCAGTCCCAT CCGTAGCTGAAGAATTCAAAGATTCACCTGAGAGTGCTGAAATCAAGGAACAACTAGAAACAACAAAGGAAGGCGAGCGCG aGATGTCCGTCGATAAGATCACGAATATCGACACAAAAGTATCTTCATCTATTAGTAAAAAGCGACCGTCTACACCAGAAGCTATACCACTAACTCCAATAGAGGTTGAAGTAAAG aaaactgaaattatcGCTACACCAGCATTGCACCCTATGCAACCCATACCAGTTGGCCTGGGCTCTAAAGCGTCCGAAATCTCAGAACTACCAGATAAAAAGGAAACAGAAGGAAAAGATGAAGAAGACAGCATAACGGCAGAGATTGCAGAACTGCGGACGCCAGATCCCACACAAAAATCTGCAGAATGG TCTGACGAAGAGGAGGCGGGCGGGCTGCCGCGCAGCGACTCTCGCGCGTCCCGCGTCAGTCGCGCCGTGCGCCAGCTGTTCTGTTGCGGCGTGCCGTACGACGCCCCCTCCGAGGAAAACGTGTCGACCATGCGTGGCGACTTCCCCAGCGGCATCTAA